One part of the Roseomonas gilardii genome encodes these proteins:
- a CDS encoding hydantoinase B/oxoprolinase family protein has protein sequence MTPGMTTESEPMANNAPSLNRWRIGFDIGGTFTDFILYDAAEGTVRLHKRLTTPHDPSEAALLGLEELVAMGGITLAEVGEIIHGTTLVTNAVIERKGAKLGLITTQGFRDVLEMGTEQRYDIYDLFLGFPEPLVPRDLRLEVAERLDRDGRVVEVLDEAAVRAAFRTLLEAGVEAVGVCFLHAYRNPEHEQAVGRIAREEFPELAVSLSAEVVAEMWEYQRCVTTCANAYVQPLMDRYLKRLERELAARGFTGALRLMHSAGGLVSPATARAFPIRLLESGPAGGGLATALFGELAGKKDVISFDMGGTTAKACMVEDGRVEIAPMLEAGRVHRFSKGSGLPIKAPVIDMIEIGAGGGSIAGIDEVGLLKVGPHSAGSDPGPACYGMGGTKPTVTDANLVLGYYDPGFFLGGRMSLDKPAAERAVESVAKPLGLGVMEAAWGIHKVVVESMAAAARVHLVEKGKDPRAYAMVGFGGAGPAHAADVARALGVREVIIPPASGAASALGFLAAPLSFELVRSLPLEFSEGFDAARLNALLAELEAEGRARLAEAGVAPEAIRVERSADMRLVGQMHDIAVDLPAGEIGAASLGEIRARFTRIYAARYTSVYEGARMEAINFRVRCVGPEPKLSLTGAVGGGDTSKAVKGTRRAWFEGGWQEAKVYDRYALASGDRIPGPAIIEEREATTIVPPGDAVRVDDTLNLRIAIAAPAMVGELVTAEMPLAEAMARIEADPIALEIMWSRLVNVVEEMWLTVVRTAFSLIISESQDFACELLDPEGETLAHSPRAMPVFNLTLPRAVKALLEKYPAETLKPGDVLITNDPWLCAGHLFDIAIVTPVFREGKVVGLMGTVGHVSDIGGTKDALKAREIFEEGFQIPPMKLFDAGVANDTFFTLFRENVRNPDQVLGDLHSFVAANALGGERLLSFMRDYGMSDLRALAAVVQGRSEKAMRDAIAALPDGDYHAEIRNNPLGKELRYPLKLTVAGDTIDLDFDGAPPQLPQGGLNSTLNYTAAHATYPLKCMLTPNVRGNAGCYRPFTVEAPEGSILNPRRPAAVNMRTRTGWYLAPNIFRALSEAAPRLVQANTGLPVATNVYGQDAEGNLYSDHLFVGGGQGASAQGDGKSALLWPTSASNTSIELFESRAPVLVVEKTYVPDTGGAGQFRGGLGQRVRLRKLTDDGRTTLVSVYPEGVTNHIDGLFGGRPGTGARGRIIDLDGRELHDCGPGEMVEVGSPHQIVEITVNGGSGYGDPAKRDPAALARDVRLGMVTPEGATRDYGAAKTTVTA, from the coding sequence ATGACCCCTGGTATGACCACCGAGAGCGAGCCCATGGCAAACAACGCCCCCTCCCTGAACCGCTGGCGCATCGGCTTCGACATCGGCGGCACCTTCACCGACTTCATCCTCTATGACGCGGCGGAAGGCACGGTGCGGCTGCACAAGCGCCTGACCACGCCGCACGACCCCTCGGAAGCCGCGCTGCTGGGGCTGGAGGAGCTGGTGGCCATGGGCGGCATCACGCTGGCCGAGGTCGGCGAGATCATCCACGGCACCACGCTGGTCACCAACGCCGTCATCGAGCGCAAGGGCGCGAAGCTCGGCCTGATCACCACCCAGGGCTTCCGCGACGTGCTGGAGATGGGCACGGAGCAGCGCTACGACATCTACGACCTCTTCCTCGGCTTCCCCGAACCGCTGGTGCCGCGCGACCTGCGGCTGGAGGTCGCCGAGCGCCTGGACCGCGACGGTCGCGTGGTCGAGGTGCTGGACGAGGCCGCCGTCCGTGCCGCCTTCCGCACCCTGCTCGAAGCGGGCGTGGAGGCGGTGGGCGTCTGCTTCCTGCACGCCTACCGCAATCCGGAGCACGAGCAGGCCGTGGGCCGCATCGCGCGCGAGGAATTCCCCGAGCTGGCCGTCTCCCTTTCCGCCGAGGTGGTGGCCGAGATGTGGGAGTACCAGCGCTGCGTCACCACCTGCGCCAACGCCTATGTGCAGCCGCTGATGGACCGCTACCTGAAGCGCCTGGAGCGCGAGCTGGCGGCGCGCGGCTTCACCGGCGCGCTGCGGCTGATGCACTCGGCGGGTGGTCTCGTCTCCCCCGCCACGGCGCGCGCCTTCCCGATCCGCCTGCTGGAATCCGGCCCGGCCGGCGGCGGCCTCGCCACCGCGCTGTTCGGCGAGCTGGCGGGCAAGAAGGACGTCATCTCCTTCGACATGGGCGGCACCACCGCCAAGGCCTGCATGGTGGAGGACGGGCGCGTCGAGATCGCCCCGATGCTGGAGGCGGGCCGCGTCCACCGCTTCAGCAAGGGCTCCGGCCTGCCGATCAAGGCGCCCGTGATCGACATGATCGAGATCGGCGCCGGCGGCGGCTCCATCGCCGGCATCGACGAGGTCGGGCTGCTGAAGGTCGGCCCGCATTCCGCCGGTTCCGACCCCGGCCCGGCCTGCTACGGCATGGGCGGCACGAAGCCGACCGTGACGGATGCCAACCTCGTCCTCGGCTACTACGATCCGGGCTTCTTCCTCGGCGGCCGCATGTCGCTGGACAAGCCGGCGGCGGAACGCGCGGTGGAAAGCGTGGCGAAGCCGCTGGGCCTCGGCGTGATGGAAGCCGCCTGGGGCATCCACAAGGTCGTGGTGGAAAGCATGGCTGCCGCCGCCCGCGTCCATCTGGTGGAAAAGGGCAAGGACCCGCGCGCCTATGCCATGGTCGGCTTCGGCGGCGCCGGCCCGGCCCATGCCGCCGACGTGGCCCGCGCGCTGGGCGTGCGTGAGGTGATCATCCCGCCGGCCTCCGGCGCCGCCTCGGCGCTGGGCTTCCTCGCCGCGCCGCTTTCCTTCGAGCTGGTGCGCTCCCTGCCGCTGGAATTCTCGGAGGGCTTCGACGCCGCCCGTCTGAACGCCCTGCTCGCGGAGCTGGAGGCCGAGGGCCGCGCGCGGCTCGCGGAAGCGGGCGTGGCGCCGGAGGCCATCCGCGTCGAGCGTTCCGCCGACATGCGCCTGGTCGGCCAGATGCACGACATCGCCGTGGATCTGCCCGCGGGCGAGATCGGCGCGGCGAGCCTGGGCGAGATCCGCGCCCGCTTCACCCGTATCTACGCCGCCCGCTACACCTCGGTGTACGAGGGCGCGCGGATGGAGGCGATCAACTTCCGCGTCCGCTGCGTCGGCCCGGAGCCGAAGCTGTCGCTCACCGGCGCGGTCGGCGGCGGCGACACGAGCAAGGCGGTGAAGGGCACGCGCCGCGCCTGGTTCGAGGGTGGCTGGCAGGAGGCCAAGGTCTATGACCGCTACGCGCTCGCCAGCGGCGACCGCATCCCCGGCCCCGCCATCATCGAGGAGCGCGAGGCCACCACCATCGTTCCGCCCGGCGACGCGGTGCGGGTGGACGACACGCTGAACCTGCGCATCGCCATTGCCGCCCCTGCCATGGTGGGCGAGCTGGTGACGGCGGAGATGCCGCTGGCCGAGGCCATGGCGCGCATCGAGGCCGACCCGATCGCGCTGGAGATCATGTGGTCGCGCCTCGTGAACGTGGTGGAGGAGATGTGGCTGACGGTGGTGCGCACCGCCTTCTCCCTCATCATCTCCGAGAGCCAGGACTTCGCCTGCGAGCTGCTGGACCCGGAGGGCGAGACCCTGGCGCATTCCCCGCGCGCCATGCCGGTCTTCAACCTGACCCTGCCGCGCGCGGTGAAGGCGCTGCTGGAGAAGTATCCGGCGGAGACGCTGAAGCCCGGCGACGTGCTGATCACCAACGACCCCTGGCTCTGCGCCGGGCACCTCTTCGACATCGCCATCGTCACCCCCGTCTTCCGGGAGGGCAAGGTCGTCGGGCTGATGGGCACGGTGGGCCATGTTTCCGACATCGGCGGCACCAAGGATGCCCTGAAGGCGCGCGAGATCTTCGAGGAGGGCTTCCAGATCCCGCCGATGAAGCTCTTCGACGCGGGCGTGGCGAATGACACCTTCTTCACCCTGTTCCGCGAGAATGTCCGCAACCCGGACCAGGTGCTGGGCGACCTGCACTCCTTCGTCGCCGCCAATGCCCTGGGCGGCGAGCGCCTGCTCTCCTTCATGCGCGACTACGGCATGAGCGATCTGCGCGCCCTGGCGGCGGTGGTGCAGGGCCGTTCCGAGAAGGCGATGCGCGACGCCATCGCCGCCCTGCCGGATGGCGACTACCATGCCGAGATCCGCAACAACCCGCTGGGCAAGGAGCTTCGCTACCCGCTGAAGCTCACCGTCGCGGGCGACACCATCGACCTCGACTTCGACGGCGCCCCGCCGCAGCTTCCCCAGGGCGGGCTGAACTCCACCCTGAACTACACGGCGGCGCACGCGACCTATCCGCTCAAGTGCATGCTGACGCCGAACGTACGCGGCAATGCCGGCTGCTACCGCCCCTTCACCGTGGAGGCACCGGAGGGCTCGATCCTGAACCCGCGCCGCCCGGCGGCGGTGAACATGCGCACCCGCACCGGCTGGTATCTCGCCCCCAACATCTTCCGTGCCCTGTCCGAAGCGGCGCCGAGGCTGGTGCAGGCCAATACCGGCCTGCCGGTCGCCACCAACGTCTATGGCCAGGATGCCGAGGGCAACCTCTATTCCGACCACCTCTTCGTCGGCGGCGGACAGGGCGCCTCGGCCCAGGGTGACGGCAAGTCCGCCCTGCTCTGGCCCACCTCGGCCTCCAACACCTCGATCGAGCTCTTCGAGAGCCGCGCCCCGGTGCTGGTGGTGGAGAAGACCTACGTCCCCGACACGGGCGGCGCCGGCCAGTTCCGCGGCGGCCTCGGGCAGCGCGTGCGCCTGCGCAAGCTCACCGATGACGGCCGCACCACCCTGGTTTCCGTCTATCCGGAGGGCGTTACCAACCACATCGACGGCCTCTTCGGCGGCCGCCCGGGCACGGGGGCACGCGGCCGCATCATCGACCTCGACGGCCGGGAGCTGCATGATTGCGGCCCCGGCGAGATGGTGGAGGTCGGCAGCCCGCACCAGATCGTCGAGATCACCGTCAACGGCGGTTCCGGCTATGGCGATCCGGCGAAGCGCGACCCTGCGGCGCTGGCACGGGATGTGCGTCTGGGCATGGTCACGCCGGAAGGCGCCACGCGCGACTACGGCGCCGCCAAGACCACGGTCACGGCCTGA
- a CDS encoding ATP-binding cassette domain-containing protein, protein MLRIEHVTKTYGGARKGLSGLFGTPAAEVRALRDVSLSVRQGESFGLVGESGSGKTTLTRCILRLEEVSAGRILFDGTDLATLKPAELRRLRARVQIVFQDPYASLNPRMSVRDILCEPMEIHRDRMGLDARGRLDRAAELLQRVGLGTQHLSRFPHEFSGGQRQRIGIARALATKPDFLILDEPTSALDVSVQAQVLNLLHELQAQLGLTYFFISHDLGVIRYICDRVALIYRGQLVEEGETEQVFQAPASDYARTLLAAMPEPDPDRSPFRLPA, encoded by the coding sequence ATGCTCCGCATCGAGCACGTCACCAAGACCTATGGCGGCGCCCGCAAGGGCCTGTCCGGCCTGTTCGGCACCCCCGCCGCCGAGGTCCGCGCGCTGCGCGACGTCTCCCTCTCCGTCCGCCAGGGGGAGAGTTTCGGCCTGGTCGGCGAATCCGGCTCCGGCAAGACCACGCTCACCCGATGCATCCTGCGGCTGGAGGAAGTCTCCGCCGGCCGCATCCTCTTCGACGGCACCGACCTCGCCACGCTGAAGCCCGCCGAGCTGCGCCGCCTGCGTGCCCGCGTGCAGATCGTGTTCCAGGACCCCTACGCCTCGCTGAACCCGCGCATGAGCGTTCGCGACATCCTTTGCGAGCCGATGGAGATCCACCGTGACCGCATGGGCCTCGACGCGCGCGGCCGCCTCGACCGTGCGGCGGAACTCCTCCAGCGCGTCGGCCTCGGCACGCAGCACCTCTCGCGCTTCCCGCACGAATTCTCCGGTGGCCAGCGCCAGCGCATCGGCATCGCCCGCGCCCTGGCCACGAAGCCCGACTTCCTGATCCTTGACGAACCCACCTCCGCCCTCGACGTCTCCGTGCAGGCCCAGGTGCTGAACCTGCTGCATGAACTCCAGGCCCAGCTCGGCCTCACCTACTTCTTCATCAGCCACGACCTGGGCGTGATCCGCTACATCTGCGACCGCGTGGCGCTGATCTACCGTGGCCAGCTCGTGGAGGAAGGCGAGACGGAGCAGGTGTTCCAGGCGCCGGCCTCGGACTATGCCCGCACGCTGCTGGCCGCCATGCCCGAACCTGATCCGGACCGCTCGCCCTTCCGTCTTCCGGCGTGA
- a CDS encoding ABC transporter substrate-binding protein, with the protein MSITPTRRALLAAGAALPALSLLQPASAQSRRILVLASNQDIPNFDPHVATGYSSSWLLRNTYDSLVGVTGNPPKPEPRLARSWDISEDGRTYTFHLDPAAKFHDGTPVTAEAVRYSFERILRLNRGNVWMIQNIVVPGGIEAVDDHTVRFRLATPFVPFLSVLPWIWVVNPKQAEANKGADDGQTWLRSNIAGSGPFSVRRAEAGNLYELERVADGWRKGGGGNLTGAIWKITRETATQRLMVQRGEAQVALDLTSEDMDTLKGRPGVELVIEPEYRTFQIKMNTRHGPLADANLRRAVSCAFNYQAMLDVAGYADLMTGPLPPTIQGFDKSLTPWRMDLEKAKGFLAKSSSPNGGIKLAITHVAGLEQQRRWALILLDSLRPLGIELEIRTATWPDLVASCRSPETLADFFPVYQTANYGDPDNLAYAGFHSSRNGNWQNPVYNNPKVDALIEQARAEQDPAKRDALYAQFQQTVMEDACDIFGVLEKRKLAMRNTVKGYSFTPVASNAPELFPLSL; encoded by the coding sequence ATGAGCATCACCCCCACGCGCCGCGCCCTCCTGGCCGCCGGCGCCGCCCTGCCCGCACTGTCCCTGCTGCAACCGGCCTCGGCGCAATCGCGCCGCATCCTGGTCCTCGCCAGCAACCAGGACATCCCGAACTTCGACCCGCATGTGGCGACGGGCTATTCCTCCTCCTGGCTGCTGCGCAACACCTATGACAGCCTGGTCGGCGTCACCGGCAACCCGCCGAAGCCGGAGCCACGTCTCGCCCGGAGCTGGGACATCTCCGAGGACGGCCGGACCTACACCTTCCACCTGGACCCCGCCGCGAAGTTCCACGACGGCACCCCCGTCACGGCGGAGGCGGTGCGCTACTCCTTCGAGCGCATCCTGCGGCTCAACCGCGGCAATGTCTGGATGATCCAGAACATCGTCGTGCCCGGCGGCATCGAGGCGGTGGACGACCATACCGTCCGCTTCCGCCTCGCCACCCCCTTCGTGCCCTTCCTCAGCGTCCTGCCCTGGATCTGGGTCGTGAACCCGAAGCAGGCCGAGGCCAACAAGGGCGCGGATGATGGCCAGACCTGGCTGCGCTCCAACATCGCCGGCTCCGGCCCCTTCTCCGTCCGCCGCGCCGAGGCGGGCAACCTCTACGAGCTGGAGCGCGTGGCCGATGGCTGGAGGAAGGGCGGCGGCGGCAACCTCACCGGCGCCATCTGGAAGATCACGCGCGAAACCGCGACGCAGCGCCTGATGGTCCAGCGCGGCGAGGCTCAGGTCGCCCTCGACCTCACCTCCGAGGACATGGACACGCTGAAGGGACGCCCCGGTGTCGAGCTGGTGATCGAGCCCGAGTACCGCACCTTCCAGATCAAGATGAACACCCGCCACGGCCCGCTGGCGGATGCCAATCTCCGCCGCGCGGTGAGCTGCGCCTTCAACTACCAGGCGATGCTCGACGTGGCCGGCTATGCCGACCTGATGACCGGCCCGCTGCCGCCCACGATCCAGGGCTTCGACAAGAGCCTCACCCCCTGGCGCATGGACCTGGAGAAGGCGAAGGGCTTCCTGGCGAAGTCGTCCTCGCCGAACGGGGGCATCAAGCTCGCCATCACCCATGTCGCGGGGCTGGAGCAGCAGCGCCGCTGGGCGCTGATCCTGCTCGACAGCCTGCGCCCGCTGGGCATCGAGCTGGAGATCCGCACCGCCACCTGGCCGGACCTCGTCGCCTCCTGCCGTTCGCCCGAAACGCTGGCGGACTTCTTCCCCGTCTACCAGACCGCCAACTACGGAGACCCGGACAACCTCGCCTATGCGGGCTTCCATTCCTCGCGGAACGGCAACTGGCAGAACCCCGTCTACAACAACCCGAAGGTGGACGCGCTGATCGAGCAGGCCCGCGCCGAGCAGGACCCGGCGAAGCGCGACGCCCTCTACGCGCAGTTCCAGCAGACCGTGATGGAGGATGCCTGCGACATCTTCGGCGTGCTGGAGAAGCGCAAGCTCGCCATGCGCAACACGGTGAAGGGCTACAGCTTCACCCCCGTTGCCTCCAACGCGCCCGAGCTCTTCCCACTCTCGCTCTGA
- a CDS encoding Crp/Fnr family transcriptional regulator gives MLDTRTAMPDMRQISRSLGTVLNFGPGDHIFREGDSAHCMYVLLSGEVEVRRGDRIIETIGPGQALGILSLLDEENRTVTAEAVTACEVAAIDNRKFRFAVDEVPHFAWWIMGELAHRLRMTNAAI, from the coding sequence ATGCTCGATACTCGGACGGCGATGCCGGACATGCGGCAGATCTCGCGCTCCCTGGGCACGGTGCTCAACTTCGGTCCGGGGGATCACATTTTCCGCGAAGGTGACAGCGCACACTGCATGTATGTCCTGCTGAGCGGTGAGGTGGAGGTCCGCCGCGGCGACCGGATCATCGAGACGATCGGCCCCGGCCAGGCCCTCGGCATCCTGTCCCTGCTCGACGAGGAGAACCGCACCGTCACCGCCGAGGCCGTGACGGCCTGCGAGGTCGCGGCCATCGACAACCGCAAGTTCCGCTTCGCGGTGGACGAGGTCCCGCATTTCGCCTGGTGGATCATGGGGGAACTGGCGCACCGGCTGCGGATGACCAACGCCGCGATCTAG
- a CDS encoding ABC transporter ATP-binding protein codes for MALLEIRDLHLAMRSFEGEAHVLNGIDLTVERGEIWGIVGETGCGKSLTGLSVSRLVPSPPARYIRGEIRFEGRDLLRASEEEMRALRGRRIGMIFQDPTTNLNPVFTIGEQITDVALHAGRADPGLLGLAPGASRRAMRQAARRRAVEALEEVGIPDAAARLADYPHQFSGGMRQRVLIAMALAGRPDLLIADEPTTALDVSVQAQILRLIHDLVREHRLGVLFITHNLGVVAQLCTHVAVMYAGNVAEAGPVREVLKHPVHPYTRALMAAVPTAGTRRGELQGLPGTVPNLIAPPPGCRFATRCPWAEPACNAALPPMERFGSHPDTGHEAACLVAARAREEAA; via the coding sequence ATGGCGCTGCTGGAAATCCGCGACCTGCACCTGGCGATGCGCTCCTTCGAGGGCGAGGCGCATGTGCTGAACGGCATCGACCTTACCGTCGAACGCGGCGAGATCTGGGGCATCGTCGGCGAGACGGGCTGCGGCAAGTCCCTGACCGGCCTTTCGGTCTCGCGCCTCGTGCCCTCGCCCCCGGCGCGCTACATCCGGGGGGAGATCCGCTTCGAGGGCAGGGACCTCCTCCGCGCGAGCGAGGAGGAGATGCGCGCCCTGCGCGGCCGCCGCATCGGCATGATCTTCCAGGACCCGACCACGAACCTGAACCCTGTCTTCACCATCGGTGAGCAGATCACCGATGTCGCGCTCCATGCCGGCCGCGCCGACCCGGGGCTGCTGGGCCTCGCGCCCGGTGCCTCGCGCCGCGCGATGCGCCAGGCCGCCCGCCGCCGTGCGGTGGAGGCACTGGAGGAGGTGGGCATCCCCGACGCCGCCGCGCGCCTCGCGGACTATCCGCACCAGTTCTCCGGCGGCATGCGCCAACGCGTGCTGATCGCCATGGCGCTGGCGGGCCGCCCAGACCTGCTGATCGCCGACGAGCCCACCACGGCGCTCGACGTTTCCGTGCAGGCGCAGATCTTGCGGCTGATCCACGACCTGGTGCGCGAGCACCGCCTCGGCGTGCTGTTCATCACCCACAATCTCGGCGTGGTGGCGCAGCTCTGCACCCATGTCGCGGTGATGTATGCAGGCAATGTCGCCGAGGCCGGCCCGGTGCGTGAGGTGCTGAAGCACCCCGTTCACCCCTACACCCGTGCGCTGATGGCCGCCGTCCCCACCGCCGGCACGAGGCGTGGCGAACTTCAGGGCCTGCCCGGCACCGTGCCCAACCTGATCGCCCCGCCGCCCGGCTGCCGCTTCGCCACCCGCTGTCCCTGGGCCGAGCCCGCCTGCAACGCCGCACTACCGCCGATGGAGCGCTTTGGCTCCCATCCCGACACGGGCCACGAGGCCGCCTGCCTCGTCGCCGCCCGAGCGCGCGAGGAGGCCGCCTGA
- a CDS encoding ABC transporter permease, which translates to MSDVTASLVETDTAARSDRWRRGLYRFRSSWVSILGLAIVAFLLLLAAIGPAIIPYPQHVAGMVDTASRFIPPSAAHWFGTNEVGQDVLSLTVAGTRISLLSGLAVVILGSTVGILVGALAGFLGGWVDEVLMRLSDLMLTVPGLILAMAVAAALGPGLLNMVVAITLSWWPGYARLVRGEVIAKKEEQFVIAARAVGAGTARLLFRHILPNIMSPIIVKMSLDMGFAILTVASLGFIGIGVKPPTPEWGSLLSVARGNMPDYWWTAIFPGLAIFLAVFGFNLLGDGLRDVLDPKARR; encoded by the coding sequence ATGAGCGACGTCACCGCCAGTCTCGTGGAAACCGACACCGCCGCCCGTTCCGACCGCTGGCGCCGCGGCCTCTACCGCTTCCGCAGCTCCTGGGTCTCGATCCTCGGCCTCGCCATCGTGGCCTTCCTGCTCCTGCTCGCCGCGATCGGCCCCGCCATCATTCCCTATCCGCAGCATGTCGCGGGCATGGTGGACACCGCCTCCCGCTTCATCCCACCCTCCGCCGCGCACTGGTTCGGCACCAACGAGGTCGGGCAGGACGTGCTCTCCCTCACCGTCGCCGGCACCCGCATCTCCCTCCTCTCCGGCCTCGCCGTCGTGATCCTCGGCAGCACCGTGGGCATCCTGGTCGGCGCCCTGGCGGGCTTCCTCGGCGGCTGGGTGGACGAGGTGCTGATGCGCCTCTCCGACCTGATGCTCACCGTGCCCGGCCTCATCCTCGCCATGGCGGTCGCCGCCGCCCTCGGCCCCGGCCTGCTGAACATGGTCGTCGCCATCACCCTGTCCTGGTGGCCCGGCTATGCCCGCCTCGTGCGCGGCGAGGTCATCGCGAAGAAGGAGGAGCAGTTCGTCATCGCCGCCCGCGCCGTCGGCGCCGGCACCGCCCGCCTGCTCTTCCGCCACATCCTGCCGAACATCATGAGCCCCATCATCGTGAAGATGTCGCTCGACATGGGCTTCGCCATCCTCACCGTCGCCTCGCTCGGCTTCATCGGCATCGGCGTGAAGCCCCCCACGCCGGAATGGGGCTCCCTCCTCTCCGTCGCCCGTGGCAACATGCCCGACTACTGGTGGACGGCGATCTTCCCTGGCCTCGCCATCTTCCTCGCCGTCTTCGGCTTCAACCTTCTCGGCGACGGGCTGCGCGACGTGCTGGACCCGAAGGCCCGTCGCTGA
- a CDS encoding ABC transporter permease → MIRYILRRILLLVPVLVGLSILVFCIARLLPGDPVRLAAGPNASAADIASVAREFGLDRPFVLQYWDYATGLLRGDWGVSIFTRRPVAEDLAVYLPATLELVLAAMILAVGLGIPAGLLAAVYRNRWPDFLSRTVSLGAISMPRFFLGLVFQLAFAMWLGWLPLSGRFPLTEDPPPTITGFLTIDALASGNLHAFGVALQYLALPAIAMCLSPLATIMRMMRASTIEVLGQDYVTTERALGLPGRQILFKYVLKNAVSATLTVIGLYFGWLLGGTVLVETVFDWPGIGLYATQAVLSQDFMPIIGVTLCIGALFITVNLIVDLLYGLLNPRVRLG, encoded by the coding sequence ATGATCCGCTACATCCTCAGGCGCATCCTCCTGCTGGTGCCGGTGCTGGTGGGGCTGTCCATCCTGGTCTTCTGCATCGCCCGCCTGCTGCCCGGCGATCCCGTCCGCCTCGCCGCCGGGCCGAACGCCAGCGCCGCCGACATCGCCTCGGTCGCGCGGGAGTTCGGCCTCGACCGCCCCTTCGTCCTCCAGTACTGGGACTACGCGACCGGGCTGCTGCGCGGCGACTGGGGCGTTTCCATCTTCACCCGCCGCCCGGTGGCGGAGGATCTCGCCGTCTATCTTCCCGCCACGCTGGAGCTCGTTCTGGCTGCGATGATCCTGGCCGTCGGCCTCGGCATCCCCGCCGGCCTGCTCGCCGCGGTGTACCGCAACCGCTGGCCCGACTTCCTGTCCCGCACCGTCTCGCTCGGCGCCATCTCCATGCCGCGCTTCTTCCTGGGTTTGGTCTTCCAGCTCGCCTTCGCCATGTGGCTCGGCTGGCTGCCCCTTTCCGGCCGCTTCCCGCTGACCGAGGACCCGCCGCCCACCATCACCGGCTTCCTCACCATCGACGCGCTGGCCAGCGGCAACCTCCACGCCTTCGGCGTCGCTCTGCAATACCTGGCGCTCCCCGCCATCGCGATGTGCCTCTCGCCGCTCGCCACCATCATGCGGATGATGCGCGCCTCGACCATCGAGGTGCTGGGCCAGGACTACGTCACCACCGAGCGCGCCCTCGGCCTGCCGGGCCGGCAGATCCTGTTCAAATACGTGCTGAAGAACGCCGTCTCTGCCACGCTCACCGTCATCGGCCTGTATTTCGGCTGGCTGCTCGGCGGCACGGTGCTGGTGGAGACCGTCTTCGACTGGCCGGGCATCGGCCTCTATGCCACCCAGGCCGTGCTGAGCCAGGACTTCATGCCGATCATCGGCGTCACCCTCTGCATCGGCGCGCTCTTCATCACCGTGAACCTGATCGTGGACCTGCTCTACGGCCTGCTGAACCCAAGGGTCCGCCTCGGATGA